From Rhizobium favelukesii, the proteins below share one genomic window:
- a CDS encoding GrpB family protein, with protein MLFRSTNRRATNAHVCEKARFNRLYPLLCRDFLRTDRIAGNACGVIKQRLAERFPTDEDAYYDIKTPSSIL; from the coding sequence ATGCTCTTCCGTAGCACCAACCGACGGGCAACAAATGCGCACGTTTGCGAAAAAGCGCGATTCAACCGGCTTTATCCGCTCCTTTGCCGCGATTTCTTGCGGACCGATCGGATAGCTGGAAACGCCTGTGGGGTCATCAAGCAGCGTCTGGCCGAGCGCTTCCCCACAGATGAAGACGCCTATTACGATATCAAAACCCCGTCTTCCATATTATAG